From Ruminococcus sp. HUN007, a single genomic window includes:
- a CDS encoding type IV pilus twitching motility protein PilT, giving the protein MNINNLYEIIQIARSRKTSDIHFTVGLPTVFRIHGSLEPCGIELTDNDVSDLILSMLNQEQRSQLDDGFDLDFALQSPDGSRCRVNVFRAKGQIGAVLRLLNTTAPSLETMGLPAVLKTLCNEPRGLILVTGPTGSGKSTTLAAMINEINNTKPVHILTIEDPIEYVYVQNMATIRQREVGSDVKDFNAALRSALREDPDIILVGEMRDYETISLALTAAETGHLVMGTLHTTSAPQTIDRIIDACPPHAQAQVRTMLSTTLRGVISQCLVPLAAGNGRVAATEVLIGTDAAMNLVRTEKCHQLVSTMQMGKAQGMHTLNSDLARLVREGLITKEMALNHSTNKGELSQTLGDPSMMF; this is encoded by the coding sequence ATGAACATCAACAATCTTTATGAGATCATTCAGATCGCAAGAAGCAGAAAAACTTCGGATATACATTTTACAGTAGGTCTGCCTACTGTTTTCAGAATTCACGGAAGTCTTGAACCGTGCGGTATCGAACTTACCGACAACGACGTTTCAGACCTCATTCTTTCAATGCTCAATCAGGAACAGAGAAGCCAGCTTGATGACGGTTTCGACCTCGACTTTGCTCTCCAGAGCCCGGACGGATCACGATGCAGAGTCAATGTGTTCAGGGCAAAGGGACAGATAGGTGCTGTTCTCCGACTTCTGAACACAACAGCTCCTTCACTTGAAACAATGGGACTTCCGGCAGTTCTCAAGACACTCTGTAACGAACCAAGAGGACTTATCCTTGTTACAGGTCCTACAGGCAGCGGTAAGTCAACAACACTTGCTGCTATGATCAACGAGATCAACAACACAAAGCCGGTTCACATTCTTACAATTGAAGACCCTATAGAATATGTATACGTTCAGAATATGGCAACCATCAGACAGCGTGAAGTCGGATCAGATGTAAAGGACTTCAATGCCGCTCTCCGTTCAGCACTCCGTGAAGACCCGGATATCATCCTCGTCGGCGAAATGCGTGACTACGAAACTATTTCACTTGCACTGACAGCTGCTGAAACAGGTCATCTCGTAATGGGTACACTTCATACAACAAGTGCTCCGCAGACTATCGACCGTATCATTGACGCCTGCCCTCCTCACGCACAGGCTCAGGTAAGAACTATGCTTTCGACAACTCTCCGCGGCGTTATTTCACAGTGTCTCGTTCCGCTTGCAGCAGGAAACGGACGAGTTGCAGCAACTGAAGTACTCATCGGTACAGACGCTGCCATGAACCTTGTAAGAACTGAAAAGTGCCATCAGCTCGTTTCCACCATGCAGATGGGCAAGGCGCAGGGAATGCACACACTCAATTCCGACCTTGCACGTCTTGTACGTGAAGGACTCATCACAAAGGAAATGGCTCTCAACCACAGTACAAACAAGGGTGAACTTTCACAGACACTCGGTGATCCGTCGATGATGTTCTGA
- a CDS encoding sensor domain-containing diguanylate cyclase — protein sequence MDLQALVDKFKVIAGVYAFDILPDGSYSEIRIMAINSLNNMMFKVNPGAPDFYPGVPLRSYFTEINLENFMYRCASGNEPLYSYVNAFGMWIKGFYLPLDEDGNIINEKGEPNTSPRTAYCLYITTRSAEADTDYMTQHSEGVSSAVMNISLKLHETPNYHQAMAAAVNEIKKVCGSERCALYTVDISNQHCNFINSDGANRDFLENFAAEMGRSPFEVAMSWNNILEESDCLLLEDLEYVKERDLVWYDSLCRYDVNNLILYSIRNNNILVGFIWAANFDVSKLMRIKETLELTAFLISSVIANHQMVSRLEVQSKTDGLTQVNNRNAMNNYVDALVSGEEKRPESMGVVFADLNGLKTVNDDFGHDAGDKLLARAGSLLKLAFGDYDIYRAGGDEFVVFCPEITNEKLDQHVAQLRSLADSTPDVSFAVGSVYVTGEYDIRTAMNAADELMYKDKQEYYRNHPEKDRRKCNNV from the coding sequence ATGGATCTACAGGCACTTGTTGATAAGTTCAAGGTAATCGCAGGGGTCTATGCGTTCGATATACTGCCGGACGGCAGCTACAGTGAGATACGCATTATGGCAATCAATTCTCTTAACAATATGATGTTCAAGGTCAATCCGGGAGCACCGGACTTTTATCCGGGAGTGCCGCTGCGCAGTTATTTTACCGAGATAAATCTTGAAAATTTCATGTACAGATGTGCTTCGGGAAATGAACCTTTGTATTCCTATGTAAATGCGTTCGGAATGTGGATCAAGGGATTCTATCTGCCGCTTGACGAGGACGGAAACATCATAAATGAAAAAGGCGAGCCGAATACTTCGCCGCGAACAGCATACTGCCTGTACATAACAACACGTTCTGCGGAAGCAGATACGGATTATATGACTCAGCACTCCGAAGGAGTTTCATCTGCCGTAATGAATATAAGCCTTAAGCTTCATGAAACGCCTAATTATCATCAGGCTATGGCGGCAGCTGTAAATGAGATCAAAAAAGTGTGCGGTTCTGAACGCTGCGCTTTATATACTGTCGATATCAGCAACCAGCACTGTAATTTCATAAATTCTGACGGCGCTAACCGCGATTTCCTTGAAAACTTTGCTGCGGAAATGGGACGTTCACCGTTCGAAGTAGCGATGTCGTGGAACAATATTCTTGAGGAAAGCGACTGTCTGCTGCTTGAGGATCTTGAATATGTAAAAGAACGCGATCTGGTATGGTATGATTCGCTGTGCAGATACGATGTAAATAATCTTATATTGTATTCAATTCGCAACAATAACATTCTGGTCGGATTTATCTGGGCTGCCAATTTCGACGTTTCAAAACTGATGCGTATCAAGGAAACTCTTGAACTGACAGCGTTCCTTATTTCATCGGTCATAGCCAATCATCAGATGGTTTCCAGACTTGAAGTTCAGAGTAAAACAGATGGTCTTACACAGGTAAATAACCGCAATGCCATGAACAATTATGTTGATGCGCTCGTTTCCGGTGAGGAAAAACGCCCTGAATCGATGGGCGTGGTTTTCGCCGACCTTAACGGCCTTAAGACAGTAAACGATGACTTCGGACATGATGCAGGCGACAAGCTCCTTGCAAGAGCAGGTTCTCTTCTGAAACTTGCTTTCGGAGATTACGATATCTATCGCGCCGGCGGTGATGAGTTCGTTGTCTTCTGCCCGGAAATAACAAATGAAAAGCTTGATCAGCATGTTGCTCAGCTCCGTTCTCTTGCCGACAGCACACCTGATGTAAGCTTTGCAGTTGGATCTGTTTATGTTACCGGAGAATATGACATCCGAACAGCGATGAATGCTGCGGATGAACTTATGTACAAGGATAAGCAGGAGTATTACCGGAACCATCCTGAAAAAGACAGACGAAAATGTAATAACGTTTAA
- a CDS encoding AbrB family transcriptional regulator, which produces MSLALNITPEQKRVTISSKRQFTIPQKYYSELGFDKEAICIKGDGMLIIRPASSESGGEFAEQILAELIKEGFSGEELLKEFKIRQAKVRPAVEAMLEAARKAAEGNGKYSTVEDVFGTEDQT; this is translated from the coding sequence ATGTCGTTAGCTTTAAATATAACACCAGAGCAGAAACGCGTAACTATTTCATCAAAGCGTCAGTTTACGATTCCGCAGAAATATTATTCAGAACTTGGCTTTGACAAAGAAGCAATTTGTATTAAGGGTGATGGTATGCTTATTATTCGCCCTGCATCATCGGAATCCGGAGGAGAGTTTGCTGAACAGATTCTTGCAGAACTTATTAAAGAAGGTTTTTCAGGTGAAGAACTCCTTAAAGAATTTAAAATCAGACAGGCTAAGGTACGTCCTGCTGTGGAGGCAATGCTTGAAGCTGCAAGGAAAGCTGCTGAAGGGAACGGAAAATACTCGACTGTTGAAGATGTTTTCGGAACGGAGGATCAGACGTGA
- a CDS encoding glycoside hydrolase family 9 protein — protein MKMKRIVSSVLAFSMVASAASAAAPVSVNTADAAAASSVGNYAGALQQSLYFYECQQANELPEWNRVEWKGNCTMDDEIKGGWYDAGDHVKFNLPMAYSASMLAWGLYQYGDGVEKIGQYEIYQNNLEYVLDYLADCDLGDEAVFQVGNGTEDHTWWGPVELYEYALKEGSYYKRPYYTGTGSAVCGEMAAALAAGAAALKGKTSKTDGYIKHAESLFKIADTAKSDADYNDSDASGFYRSSHFYDELFYAANWLYIATGNKDYLDKATSYIKNLDKELGQSVLKYTWCHCWDDVMQGGMLLYAINTGNEEYINHVQKHVDYLANDAKKLDGGLVYIDTWGCLRYAATGGFIAAVASDTILKDSPNKDKYKKFYETQINYILGDNPNSMCYVVGLDETSPKNPHHRTAHGSWKNAMDTPEESRHILYGALVGGPNQDGSFVDDRKNYINNEVATDYNAGFTALLCKMVSEYGGKTDPNFPEPEERTPEYYVVANMKTLDDTGTTISLKFTNHTAWPARVQDNMSFRYYVDLSEVIEKGLNPEDVAVRCDRDQSAMYAGEGIKGAEISGLKQYKGNIYYIEVTMPDGKIAMPISEGRHQCEFLIAMVFPNYGSGWDASNDPSNKGIMDTDEKNGAVAEYIPVYYNGELVYGTEPDGTSAPTAQPTKKPAPTTAPSKDPVVTTAKPAVTEPKATEPKVTEPKVTEPKPTESPKPVTTEPEKASPAPVTTTKTETNPGGKDEPETEPTATNDSTILGDVNCDGKIDVTDLSVLSLSLVDKKELTGNAKKNADVDKDGKVALTDLATIRQYISKKITKF, from the coding sequence ATGAAGATGAAGAGAATCGTTTCTTCAGTACTCGCATTTTCAATGGTTGCTTCTGCAGCTTCAGCAGCTGCTCCGGTTTCTGTAAATACTGCAGATGCCGCTGCTGCTTCAAGCGTCGGTAACTATGCAGGTGCGCTCCAGCAGTCACTCTACTTCTACGAATGTCAGCAGGCCAATGAGCTTCCTGAATGGAACAGAGTTGAATGGAAAGGCAACTGTACCATGGACGACGAGATCAAGGGCGGATGGTACGATGCCGGCGACCACGTAAAATTCAACCTTCCTATGGCTTACTCAGCTTCAATGCTCGCTTGGGGCCTTTACCAGTACGGCGACGGTGTTGAAAAAATAGGTCAGTACGAGATCTATCAGAACAACCTCGAATATGTTCTCGACTATCTCGCTGACTGTGATCTCGGTGATGAAGCTGTATTCCAGGTAGGTAACGGTACTGAGGACCACACATGGTGGGGACCTGTTGAACTTTACGAATACGCACTTAAGGAAGGTTCATACTACAAGAGACCTTACTACACAGGTACAGGCTCAGCTGTATGCGGTGAAATGGCTGCCGCTCTTGCTGCCGGTGCTGCTGCACTCAAGGGCAAGACTTCCAAGACTGACGGCTACATCAAGCACGCTGAAAGCCTCTTCAAGATAGCTGACACTGCAAAGAGCGATGCTGACTACAACGACAGTGACGCATCAGGATTCTACCGTTCAAGCCACTTCTACGATGAACTCTTCTACGCTGCAAACTGGCTCTACATTGCAACAGGCAACAAGGATTACCTCGACAAGGCTACGTCATATATTAAGAATCTTGATAAAGAACTCGGTCAGAGCGTACTCAAGTATACCTGGTGCCACTGCTGGGACGACGTTATGCAGGGCGGTATGCTCCTCTACGCTATCAACACCGGTAATGAAGAATATATAAATCATGTTCAGAAGCACGTTGATTATCTGGCAAACGACGCAAAGAAGCTCGATGGCGGTCTCGTATATATCGATACATGGGGCTGTCTCAGATATGCAGCAACAGGCGGTTTCATTGCTGCTGTTGCTTCTGACACCATCCTTAAGGATTCACCAAACAAGGATAAGTACAAGAAATTCTATGAAACTCAGATCAACTACATTCTCGGTGACAATCCGAACAGCATGTGCTACGTTGTTGGTCTTGACGAAACCTCACCAAAGAACCCGCACCACAGAACTGCACACGGTTCATGGAAAAACGCCATGGATACTCCTGAAGAATCACGTCACATCCTTTACGGAGCACTTGTAGGTGGTCCGAATCAGGACGGCTCATTCGTAGATGACCGCAAAAACTACATCAACAACGAAGTTGCTACAGACTATAACGCTGGTTTCACTGCTCTTCTCTGCAAGATGGTATCAGAATACGGCGGCAAGACAGATCCTAACTTCCCTGAACCGGAAGAAAGAACTCCTGAATACTACGTTGTAGCAAACATGAAGACTCTTGATGACACAGGCACGACTATAAGCCTTAAGTTCACAAACCACACAGCATGGCCTGCAAGAGTTCAGGACAACATGTCATTCCGTTACTACGTTGATCTTTCAGAAGTTATCGAAAAAGGTCTCAATCCTGAAGACGTTGCTGTAAGATGCGACCGTGACCAGAGTGCTATGTACGCCGGTGAAGGCATCAAGGGCGCTGAGATCTCAGGACTCAAACAGTACAAGGGCAACATCTACTACATCGAAGTAACAATGCCTGACGGAAAGATAGCAATGCCTATCTCAGAAGGCAGACATCAGTGTGAATTCCTTATCGCAATGGTATTCCCTAACTACGGCAGCGGCTGGGATGCTTCAAACGACCCTTCAAACAAGGGAATTATGGACACAGACGAAAAGAATGGTGCTGTAGCAGAATACATTCCTGTTTACTACAACGGCGAACTCGTTTACGGTACAGAACCAGACGGAACATCTGCTCCGACAGCACAGCCTACAAAGAAGCCGGCACCGACAACTGCTCCTTCAAAGGATCCTGTTGTTACAACAGCGAAGCCAGCAGTTACAGAGCCGAAGGCTACTGAACCTAAGGTAACCGAGCCTAAGGTAACTGAACCGAAGCCGACAGAATCACCTAAGCCTGTTACAACAGAACCTGAGAAAGCTTCTCCGGCACCTGTTACTACTACAAAAACAGAAACAAATCCGGGCGGCAAGGATGAACCGGAGACAGAACCTACAGCCACAAACGATTCAACAATTTTAGGTGACGTAAACTGCGACGGCAAGATCGACGTAACAGACCTTTCAGTTCTTTCACTCAGTCTCGTTGACAAAAAGGAACTTACAGGCAATGCTAAAAAGAATGCAGACGTTGACAAAGACGGAAAGGTTGCACTTACTGACCTTGCAACTATCAGACAGTACATTTCAAAGAAGATCACTAAGTTCTGA
- a CDS encoding AAA family ATPase: MPRKIGTGVQSFSKLRERGSFFVDKTEFISDWWNADDEVTLITRPRRFGKTLNMSMLECFFSPEYAGRADLFEGLNVWNDPEMRGLQGSQPVIFITMAKIKGTTYEDFLRQMNTTMMSVYSRYEDFVSKSEKISADKKEIFRLMYMEMVETMLKKSEKKVNTDLLIQSIAFLSELLSIHYGKKVIILLDEYDTPMVESYVKKYWDEVVSFMRTFFNTTFKSNPYMYRSVLTGITRVSKESLFSDFNNIEICTLSAVKYQEYFGFTEEEVFAAMDEYGLTNKDEVKYWYDGFTIGDLKDIYNPWSVTNFLGKKILSPYWANTSSNKLVSDLLREGDAEMKSDFEHLLCGGTVTKQINEELVYSDLSADDNSAWSLLTMSGYLRIESRDDEEYELKIVNYETVKMFRGLISKWFRKGNSYSNFIKALLQNDLDYMNKFMNDLTVSMFSSFDTGKKPSEEAEPERFYHGFVLGLLVDLRDRYAVTSNRESGFGRYDVLLEPLDKEKDDAMIFEFKVLNKRKGENDLEDTVAAALKQIEDKKYEQILLDKGVKKEKIRKYGFAFEGSRVLIGE; this comes from the coding sequence ATGCCACGAAAAATAGGAACAGGAGTGCAGAGTTTCAGCAAACTTAGAGAACGCGGTAGTTTTTTTGTAGATAAAACAGAGTTTATAAGCGACTGGTGGAATGCAGATGATGAAGTCACTCTCATCACTCGTCCGCGCCGTTTTGGCAAAACACTGAACATGAGTATGCTCGAATGTTTCTTCAGTCCGGAATATGCCGGAAGAGCTGATCTTTTTGAAGGACTGAATGTCTGGAATGATCCGGAAATGCGAGGATTACAGGGAAGTCAGCCGGTGATTTTTATCACTATGGCTAAAATAAAAGGAACTACCTATGAAGATTTTCTCAGGCAAATGAATACGACTATGATGTCAGTGTATTCGCGTTATGAGGATTTTGTAAGTAAAAGCGAAAAGATATCAGCCGATAAAAAAGAAATATTCCGTCTTATGTATATGGAAATGGTTGAGACAATGCTGAAAAAGTCTGAGAAAAAGGTAAATACTGATCTTCTGATACAGAGCATAGCGTTTCTTTCTGAGTTGTTGTCTATCCATTACGGAAAGAAAGTCATAATCCTTCTCGATGAATACGATACGCCGATGGTTGAATCCTATGTAAAAAAATACTGGGATGAAGTTGTATCTTTCATGCGTACATTTTTCAATACTACTTTCAAAAGTAATCCGTACATGTATCGCAGTGTGCTTACAGGAATAACAAGAGTAAGTAAGGAATCCCTGTTTTCAGATTTCAATAATATAGAGATATGTACACTTTCAGCAGTAAAATATCAGGAATACTTCGGATTTACTGAAGAAGAAGTATTTGCTGCGATGGACGAATATGGCCTTACCAATAAGGATGAAGTGAAATACTGGTACGACGGATTTACCATCGGTGATCTTAAGGACATTTATAATCCGTGGTCAGTGACTAATTTCCTTGGCAAGAAAATATTATCACCTTACTGGGCAAATACCAGTTCCAATAAACTTGTAAGTGACCTTCTGCGCGAAGGCGATGCGGAAATGAAAAGCGATTTTGAGCATCTTCTCTGCGGAGGAACAGTGACAAAGCAGATAAATGAAGAACTTGTATACAGCGATCTTAGCGCAGATGATAATTCTGCCTGGAGCCTGCTTACGATGAGCGGATACCTGAGAATTGAATCACGTGATGATGAGGAATATGAGCTGAAAATAGTAAATTATGAAACAGTGAAAATGTTTCGCGGTCTTATTTCAAAGTGGTTCAGGAAAGGGAACAGCTACAGTAATTTTATCAAGGCGCTTCTTCAGAATGACCTTGACTACATGAATAAATTCATGAACGACCTGACAGTATCGATGTTCAGCTCATTCGATACAGGAAAGAAGCCGTCAGAGGAGGCAGAACCGGAACGTTTCTATCACGGCTTTGTACTCGGACTTCTTGTAGACCTGCGTGACAGATATGCGGTAACATCCAACCGTGAAAGCGGATTCGGAAGATATGACGTACTGCTTGAACCGCTTGACAAGGAAAAAGATGATGCAATGATATTTGAATTCAAGGTGCTTAACAAAAGAAAAGGCGAAAATGATCTTGAAGATACCGTTGCAGCCGCACTGAAGCAGATAGAGGATAAGAAGTACGAGCAGATACTGCTCGATAAAGGCGTTAAGAAAGAGAAGATTCGCAAGTACGGCTTTGCATTCGAAGGAAGCCGTGTGCTTATAGGTGAATAA
- a CDS encoding ABC transporter ATP-binding protein has protein sequence MSAYVEFKNVKKTYKSGEVEIHALKDVNFEINKGEFCVIVGASGAGKTTILNILGGMETLTEGSVFLDGNEISALKRRKLTAYRRYDVGFVFQFYNLVPNLTALENVELAAQICREPLDAKAVLGQVGLAERMKNFPSQLSGGEQQRVAIARALAKNPKLLLCDEPTGALDYATGKSVLKLLHDTCRKTGMTVIVITHNQAITPVADRVITVKSGTVSDIRINDEPADIDAIEW, from the coding sequence ATGAGCGCATACGTAGAATTTAAAAATGTAAAAAAGACGTATAAGTCGGGCGAAGTAGAGATACATGCCCTGAAGGACGTCAATTTTGAAATTAACAAAGGTGAATTCTGTGTTATAGTCGGAGCATCCGGCGCCGGAAAAACAACTATACTAAATATACTCGGCGGCATGGAGACTCTCACGGAAGGCAGCGTTTTTCTTGACGGAAACGAGATATCTGCACTGAAAAGAAGAAAACTTACGGCATACAGAAGATACGATGTAGGTTTTGTATTTCAGTTCTATAACCTTGTACCGAATCTGACCGCACTTGAAAACGTAGAGCTTGCCGCACAGATATGCCGGGAACCGCTTGACGCAAAGGCTGTACTCGGACAGGTTGGTCTTGCTGAACGTATGAAGAACTTCCCTTCCCAGCTTTCCGGCGGCGAACAGCAGCGTGTTGCTATCGCGAGAGCACTTGCAAAAAATCCGAAGCTTCTGCTCTGCGACGAGCCGACCGGAGCGCTTGATTACGCAACCGGAAAATCCGTGCTGAAACTTCTTCATGATACCTGCCGCAAAACAGGAATGACGGTGATAGTAATAACTCACAATCAGGCTATAACACCTGTGGCCGACCGCGTGATCACTGTAAAAAGCGGCACGGTTTCAGACATCCGCATAAACGACGAACCGGCAGATATCGATGCTATAGAATGGTGA
- a CDS encoding type II toxin-antitoxin system RelE/ParE family toxin encodes MTNVRILPPAAKYFKKLKDKQLKKLYLDAINAVTLDPTIGEEKTGDLSGVRGYDIYYNRINYELAYTVEYVQKEDSDEVEVVIIIMAGTRENFYDELKRYWK; translated from the coding sequence GTGACGAATGTAAGAATCCTTCCGCCGGCAGCAAAGTATTTTAAGAAGCTGAAAGACAAGCAGCTTAAGAAATTATATCTTGATGCAATAAACGCTGTAACGCTTGATCCGACAATAGGAGAAGAAAAAACAGGTGATCTGAGTGGAGTAAGAGGTTATGATATATACTATAACCGAATCAATTATGAACTTGCATATACGGTGGAGTATGTTCAGAAAGAGGACAGTGATGAAGTTGAAGTGGTTATCATTATTATGGCAGGAACAAGAGAAAACTTTTATGATGAACTGAAAAGATACTGGAAATAA
- a CDS encoding ABC transporter permease encodes MRSAIVKNTLREIRSTFGRFFAIMAIIALGVGFFTGVRITTPAMIDTINRFLEEQQFYDYRLLSAVGWQEEDIDFFRKQKDVRFAEGAYSLDFIRAGLNEHVVKAHSLTEGVNSIKLTEGRMPENENECIAETGKATVGSQITLADSNPDSVKNRLKTNAFTVVGLADSPLYINFERGNTSLGNGEIKTFVYLPKEAFNIEVYTEAYIRFDQDHTIYSDEYEEYMDGREKQWESLTDSRAKLQSDKIYKEAEQKLNDGKAEFEDKRNEGKQQLDEAKQKIDDGKAELDRQLEELEKIKDIMPEQYASGKEQYDSAYAEYENGLKEYETSLADYEKQIKDGKAEIEKGEKELAKLQKAETYVLDRNTNIGYACFESDSDIVAQVAKVFPVFFILVAALVCMTTMSRMVEDQRTQIGILKALGYSEGTVMGKFMFYSGLAAVIGCAGGYAAGSYLFPRIIWKTYTLMYLPLPVRYIFSRDLAVIALTVSLLCSVGVTWSSCRAELSETAAELMRPKAPKPGKRVLLEYIGFIWNHISFLHKVSIRNIFRYKKRLFMMILGIGGCTALLITGFGLKDSIAGFADTQYDEIQVADASAVLRNTGTEMPEDLETTLAENTTDHTLLYTGSWDLLYGKKVKSVTIYAAESFENMDNYFVLRDMKGKKLKAPSEGEAVISHSIADRYGIQTGSMMKLRDEDMRELNVKVTGIFENHVYNVVFLGIGTMNEQLDTETELNCAFLNFRKDMDINEASAAVSKNSHVMQMMVFDNLKTRLGKMMGSLDYIVLVVIVCAAGLAFIVLYNLTNINITERVREIATIKVLGFFHRETSSYVMRENLALTAMGTAVGAVAGIFLHRFVMAQIKVDLVDFSAKILRESFLYSITLTFLFNFIVSLFMEIKLVRINMAESLKSVE; translated from the coding sequence ATGAGAAGTGCCATAGTAAAAAACACGCTGCGCGAAATACGCAGTACCTTCGGAAGATTTTTCGCCATAATGGCTATAATTGCTCTCGGAGTCGGATTTTTCACGGGAGTAAGAATAACTACTCCTGCAATGATCGATACGATAAACCGCTTTCTTGAAGAGCAGCAGTTCTACGATTACAGACTGCTTTCCGCAGTCGGATGGCAGGAAGAAGATATTGATTTCTTCCGTAAGCAGAAAGACGTCAGGTTCGCTGAAGGTGCGTACAGCCTTGATTTTATCAGAGCCGGACTTAACGAACATGTAGTGAAGGCACATTCCCTGACGGAAGGTGTGAACAGTATAAAACTCACGGAAGGCAGAATGCCTGAGAACGAAAATGAGTGCATCGCCGAAACCGGAAAAGCCACGGTCGGAAGTCAGATCACTCTTGCGGACAGCAATCCTGATTCGGTAAAAAACAGACTTAAAACAAACGCATTTACCGTAGTCGGACTTGCTGACTCCCCTCTTTACATCAACTTTGAACGCGGAAACACATCTCTCGGCAACGGTGAGATAAAGACTTTTGTCTATCTGCCGAAGGAAGCCTTCAATATAGAAGTTTACACTGAAGCCTACATACGTTTTGATCAGGATCATACCATATATTCCGATGAATATGAAGAATATATGGACGGCAGAGAAAAGCAGTGGGAAAGCCTGACCGATTCCCGCGCTAAACTGCAGTCTGACAAGATCTACAAGGAAGCTGAACAAAAACTAAACGACGGCAAAGCCGAATTTGAGGATAAGCGTAATGAAGGAAAACAGCAGCTTGATGAGGCGAAGCAGAAAATTGATGACGGAAAAGCTGAACTTGACAGACAGCTTGAAGAACTTGAAAAAATAAAGGATATCATGCCGGAACAGTATGCATCAGGAAAGGAACAGTACGATTCCGCGTATGCTGAATATGAAAACGGTCTTAAAGAATATGAGACCTCGCTCGCTGATTACGAAAAACAGATAAAAGACGGTAAAGCCGAGATCGAAAAAGGCGAAAAGGAACTTGCAAAGCTTCAGAAAGCTGAAACATACGTGCTTGACAGAAATACAAACATCGGATACGCCTGCTTTGAAAGCGACTCCGATATAGTAGCGCAGGTCGCAAAGGTATTTCCTGTATTCTTCATACTGGTAGCTGCTCTCGTCTGTATGACAACGATGAGCCGTATGGTCGAGGATCAGCGCACGCAGATAGGAATACTGAAAGCTCTCGGATATTCCGAAGGCACGGTCATGGGAAAATTCATGTTCTACTCCGGACTTGCAGCTGTGATCGGATGCGCGGGCGGCTACGCAGCCGGAAGCTATCTGTTCCCGAGAATCATCTGGAAGACATACACGCTTATGTATCTTCCTCTGCCTGTACGCTACATTTTCAGCCGCGATCTTGCTGTTATCGCACTTACCGTATCACTTCTGTGCTCAGTCGGTGTCACATGGTCAAGCTGCCGTGCCGAACTCTCGGAAACAGCTGCGGAACTGATGAGACCGAAAGCTCCGAAACCGGGAAAGAGAGTTCTTCTTGAGTACATCGGTTTTATCTGGAACCATATCAGCTTTCTCCACAAGGTATCAATAAGAAACATCTTCCGCTATAAAAAGAGGCTGTTCATGATGATACTCGGCATCGGCGGATGCACTGCCCTGCTTATCACCGGATTCGGATTAAAGGATTCCATCGCAGGATTTGCCGATACCCAGTACGATGAGATACAGGTAGCAGACGCATCTGCAGTTCTGAGAAACACGGGCACGGAAATGCCGGAAGATCTTGAAACGACCCTCGCGGAAAACACGACTGACCACACTCTGCTCTACACCGGATCATGGGATCTTCTGTACGGAAAAAAAGTCAAGAGTGTTACCATTTATGCCGCAGAAAGTTTTGAGAACATGGATAATTACTTCGTGCTCCGCGATATGAAAGGAAAAAAACTCAAAGCACCGTCAGAAGGTGAAGCGGTTATCAGTCACAGCATTGCCGACCGCTACGGCATACAGACCGGAAGCATGATGAAGCTTCGTGATGAGGATATGCGTGAGCTGAATGTTAAAGTCACCGGCATATTTGAAAACCATGTATATAACGTTGTCTTTCTCGGAATCGGAACCATGAACGAGCAGCTGGACACGGAAACGGAACTCAACTGTGCATTCTTAAATTTCAGAAAAGACATGGATATAAACGAAGCTTCCGCAGCCGTATCGAAAAACAGTCACGTAATGCAGATGATGGTCTTCGACAATCTTAAAACACGTCTCGGAAAGATGATGGGAAGTCTCGATTACATCGTACTCGTTGTTATCGTCTGCGCAGCCGGACTTGCTTTCATCGTTCTTTACAATCTCACGAACATCAACATTACCGAACGTGTCCGCGAGATAGCGACCATAAAAGTCCTCGGTTTCTTCCACCGCGAAACATCATCCTACGTCATGCGCGAAAACCTTGCACTCACCGCAATGGGTACCGCCGTCGGCGCCGTCGCCGGCATATTCCTGCACCGCTTCGTAATGGCACAGATCAAAGTCGATCTTGTGGATTTCAGTGCGAAAATACTGCGTGAAAGTTTTCTGTACAGCATCACCCTCACCTTCCTCTTCAACTTCATTGTAAGTCTTTTCATGGAAATAAAGCTTGTACGCATCAATATGGCAGAATCGCTTAAATCGGTGGAATAA